One genomic window of Diospyros lotus cultivar Yz01 chromosome 8, ASM1463336v1, whole genome shotgun sequence includes the following:
- the LOC127808524 gene encoding 2-hydroxyisoflavanone dehydratase-like gives MEKPGVSRGEQEGVGDVDTKNVTIVEGGVFGRIYVPKSVNSTRKLPLLVFYHGGSFIYNRAFSPFYDNYISAFVRKANIVAFSVDYKYYIPTAYEDSWLALKWVASHASGHGPEAWLNSLADFERVYVAGDSAGANIAHNLLMKQQQQEDVVNIKVKGMALLHPYFWGSTLIGNETGLDVSSRSYASHIWLDAIRKPELWGTNLGNKLLDDPRVNPLMDSRLSSLPCGKVLVVVGDEDIFKDRGLVYYDALRKNGWTGEPKLLMTEGTHCFFLTEIDSTPLSKVIFEHLSSFINGVLI, from the exons ATGGAAAAGCCTG GGGTATCTCGTGGGGAGCAAGAGGGTGTCGGCGATGTGGATACCAAGAATGTGACAATTGTGGAGGGTGGCGTATTTGGCAGGATTTATGTCCCCAAGTCTGTCAATTCTACTAGAAAACTTCCCCTCCTTGTTTTCTATCATGGCGGATCCTTTATCTATAACAGggcattttctcccttttatgACAACTACATTTCGGCATTCGTAAGGAAAGCCAACATTGTTGCATTCTCGGTTGACTACAAATACTATATCCCCACTGCATACGAGGATTCATGGCTTGCCCTCAAGTGGGTTGCATCGCACGCTTCTGGCCATGGCCCCGAGGCATGGCTAAACAGCTTGGCTGATTTTGAGAGAGTTTATGTAGCTGGAGATAGCGCAGGCGCCAATATTGCACACAATTTGCTCatgaaacaacaacaacaagaagatgtTGTTAACATCAAGGTCAAAGGGATGGCCTTACTGCATCCATACTTTTGGGGGAGCACGCTAATAGGGAACGAGACCGGCTTGGATGTGTCTTCGAGATCATATGCTTCACATATTTGGTTGGATGCCATCAGGAAGCCGGAGTTGTGGGGTACTAATCTAGGCAATAAACTGTTGGATGACCCGCGAGTGAACCCACTGATGGATTCAAGGCTTTCGAGCCTACCCTGTGGCAAAGTGTTGGTTGTGGTTGGTGATGAAGATATATTCAAGGACAGGGGCTTAGTTTACTATGATGCACTGCGCAAGAATGGATGGACAGGAGAGCCTAAACTTTTGATGACCGAAGGCACGCATTGCTTTTTCTTGACAGAAATCGACTCTACTCCACTTTCTAAAGTCATTTTCGAACATCTATCTTCTTTCATCAATGGTGTACTTATCTGA